The DNA window GGGGCAAATATGGCCAAGCTAAGCCACAACCCGCCAACATTCGTAACTGGCTGGGAATGATGGATATCAAAGAAGGAAAAGGACCTCTCTTCATGCGGACAGAAGAAGCTATTGCTAATCTGGCCAAACAATATGAAGGAGACGAGAAAGCCTTCAAGAAGAAAATGAAAACTCTGGAAAATGAAGCTTGGGAAGATTTCCTCGACATGACCATTTCGCAAGCATTACTGTGGGCAGCAACCAACGTTGAGCCTGAAGTAAAATCTTCGGAAATTTCCGCAACTGAGCCTTATTTCATCAGCTCTCACTCAGGAGCATCCGGTGCCTGGGTATCTGGTCCAGAAGATTTGTCAGGTGGAACAGAGTATTTCTGGGGTTATGCCAACATGACAACCGTTCCAGGACTGTTTGCTGCAGGGGACGCAACAGGAGCTTGTGCTCACAAGTTCTCGTCAGGAACACACGCTGAAGGCCGTATTGCTGCTAAAGCAGCTGTGAAGTACGTAGTAGACAATAACACCTTAACAGAAGTAGATGCTCAAGCAATTGCAGACATCAAAGAAAAAATTTACCAACCGTTGGCACTCTTTGAAGAGCATAAAAACTATACCACGGATGAGAACGTCAACCCGAACTACATCTTGCCAAAAATGTTCATGATGCGTCTCCAAAAGATCATGGACGAGTATGTAGGCGGAGCTGGATCAAACTTCGCGTTCAACGCGGCATCCTTAACACGGGCCTCAGAACTGCTCGAGTTCCTGAAAGAAGATCAGGAAAAACTGGCAGCAAAAGACCTGTATGAACTGCTAAGAGTATGGGAAAATAGACACAGACTCTGGCAAGCAGAAGCCCATGTACGCGCAGTATCGTTCCGTGAAGAAACCCGTTGGCCGGGATATTATTTCCGGACAGACTTCCCGAAACTGGATGAAGAGAACTGGCTTTGCTTCGTAAATATGAAGTGGGATCCTGCAAATGATCAATGGTCAGTCTTCAAACGTCCAATCTTGAATCTGTTTGGCATTGAGTAAGACTCATTAAGTCAGTGGTTAATGGGTAGATGATAATATAAGAGCCTATTTTCGATTGAAAGAGGGGATGGGTGCAAGTTCTCGTCTTGAACTGGAATTTGTATTCATCCCTCTATTTTGACATGGTATTAATGCTTGCAATTTAAAGCTTACAGACTAGGTTCTTCTTTAAGGTGTAGATGTAAAGAATGAAGATGATCTTCATAAATGTTATTGAATTGATTTAAGGAGGAATTGTAGATATGGATCAACTTGATGAGATTATGCAAAAGAGTACAGAACTCGGTAAATCGATTGCATTAACACCCATATATAAAGAATTCAAGAAGGCAGAGTATGATCTGCTTCATAATCCGGAAGCGCGCAAATTAGTTGAAGATCTGCAAAAATTACAACAGGACCACTATCGCAAGAGAATGTCAGGAATTGAATTGAGTAAAGAAGAACTTGATAAAATGAAAGAAATGGAAGAGACCTGTATTAGAGACAAACAAGTCTTTTTTTCTAATAATGCTAATACAAAATTCCAGGAGTTTATGGAACAGATCTCTGGAAAGATAAAAGATGGAATTAAGAGCGTTGAATAATATATGGGATAGAAGTTGCATTTAGATAAGTACCTACTGGGCCATAAGCGTTAGAAGTGGAACACTGAGAAAGGCGTTAACTAGATAATATATGATTTGAACACATAATTGTGTGAGGGTTGTTCGACGGTGCATTCTCCAGTGTACCACTGTTCTGACGGTTACTGCCAGCAAATTAATATTGAGAAAAAGGCATTTTATATACTAGCAAATTGGCTTTTAGTCACACTTGCTAGATATAAAATGCCTTTTAGATTTCTAGAAGGTTCTTCTAATTAAAAAAATTGATTAGTGCTAATGACTCATATAATTTCCTTTTATGAGATCGCACTTTTTTAGTTTTAATGTACAGTTTCGGCCTCTTAATTCGTAATTATTATGGCTGTTGTGGGGTGCTAGGAAATTTTTAAGAAGTGCAAAGAAGCTGGTTGCTTTTACAACGGGGGCTATCTATTCAACAAATAGTGTTTAATTTACAGATAAATAGAACACATTGTTGGATTAAAATTTTTTGATTAATGTACCTTAATGATATGGGGAGGGGGTTATCTAATATTATTAAGTTACAAAATTCGAATTTATATGACATAAAATGATGTGCAAGAAGTAATTCACTATATGAAATATTGATTATGGTAATATTGACTTAGTATAACGCTAGTGCTAATCTTAACTTACTAAAGATAATACTAGATT is part of the Desulfosporosinus sp. Sb-LF genome and encodes:
- the aprA gene encoding adenylyl-sulfate reductase subunit alpha, which encodes MPMNFETIEVTTDLLIIGGGMGACGAAVEAAYWGKKHGVKVTLVDKASLPRSGAVGMGLSAINQYVGVAEGKNTVEDYIKYVKYDLMGVARDDLVANIARHVDSSVHLFEKWGLPIWKDEEGKYVHEGRWQLMINGESYKVIVAEAAKNALGDENIYERVFITEPLMKDGKCVGAVGFSVRENKFYVFKAKAVICALGGTVGVFKPKSTGEGMGRSWYPPFSTGSSCYFTLKAGAEMTCQEVRFVPIRFKDAYGPVGAWFLLFKSRATNAMGENYMVTRADELNNWGKYGQAKPQPANIRNWLGMMDIKEGKGPLFMRTEEAIANLAKQYEGDEKAFKKKMKTLENEAWEDFLDMTISQALLWAATNVEPEVKSSEISATEPYFISSHSGASGAWVSGPEDLSGGTEYFWGYANMTTVPGLFAAGDATGACAHKFSSGTHAEGRIAAKAAVKYVVDNNTLTEVDAQAIADIKEKIYQPLALFEEHKNYTTDENVNPNYILPKMFMMRLQKIMDEYVGGAGSNFAFNAASLTRASELLEFLKEDQEKLAAKDLYELLRVWENRHRLWQAEAHVRAVSFREETRWPGYYFRTDFPKLDEENWLCFVNMKWDPANDQWSVFKRPILNLFGIE
- a CDS encoding YlbF family regulator, with amino-acid sequence MDQLDEIMQKSTELGKSIALTPIYKEFKKAEYDLLHNPEARKLVEDLQKLQQDHYRKRMSGIELSKEELDKMKEMEETCIRDKQVFFSNNANTKFQEFMEQISGKIKDGIKSVE